Genomic segment of Planctomycetaceae bacterium:
GACAACGATATCTTCGGGTAGCAGAATCTGCCTCGTTACCACACGAATGATTTCCAGATCATTTAGTGTGATTGTTCAGCGACTCAATGAACCTTGTTAACTGGCAAAAAAATGACTGAACCCATAGGCAAGCCTGACCCAGAATTGGATGCCATTCGCCAGCGAGTGCTTCCCGCACTGAAGGACGATCTTGAATCGTGGGCAAAACGGCGGTTTTGGATCTTACTTGTTATCGGTGCATTAATTGCAACTTCTACGTTTTGGGTGGTCTTGAACTCTGCAGTGGAATCTGTGGTTCAAAAGGAAATGGCATCGAAGCAAGCAGTGATCAATGCAATCGTCGGACAAACGGAATCAATGACCGGACGACTCATTGACACCACGCTCTCGGATAGCCGTAAGGCTCAAGAAGCCGCCGCCAAGGCAGAAATCGCGGCGGCGAATGCAAACGAATCCCAAGACCTTTTGACGAAACAGGTGAATGAAGCAATTCACCGTAGTCAGGCACTCAATGATGAGACCAAGGCTGCGCTCGACGAATTAGCTCAACTTAAGACAGTTCTATCACAGATGAAAATCCGCCAATCCGAGGTTCTCAACCAGATCGAAAAAGGAAACGAACTTTCACTTCAGTTTGATAAAGAGTTGCAGAACCTTGTCATCGTTCAGGAAGTGGAAGTTCTGAATGACGAGAAGTCCAAGATTACTCTGACTGTGGATGTCAAACCCGAAGCGAAAGCGGATCGCGAGAGACTCTTAGCGAAAGTCGAAAGAGTGGTATACAACTTCGACCCGCGATGGTTCCAAGACTCACGCAAAGAAATTGTGGATGCTTCAGCTCGCTACCAGCAAATCATGACAATTTGGGGTTCAACGATGTTTACTGCTGAGATTGTGACACATGACCCCGACCGAACCATCCTCCGTGGCGGTATGCTTGATACTGCCAATAGCAAAGTCTTTGAGTTGCCACCTTACCAAGAATAGCCAGCTAACGATGCTGAACACGTCGGGTCTGAATCAATGAGAACGAAGTTCCCCGGACACTTTCGCCCAACTGACGCAGAATTTGAAGACCTTTGGCAAAATGCAACCATAGTCCTCGATACGAGTGTGTTGCTCAACCTGTATCGCATCTCATCAACCGCGGCTAACGAATTCTTAGATCTGCTAGGCGCGTATCGAGATAGACTTTGGATTCCGCATCATGTGGCAAAGGAATATCTAAAAAACCGCACCACCGTGATCGGCAAAGAATGTAAGAAATACTTAAAGCTCATTGGTGACTTGGAGTCAATGGTAGATGCTATTGAAGGGGAGAAATCGCATCCCTTCGTGCCGGAAGACTTGGCGAATCGATTCAAAGACATCGCTGAAGAATTAAAAGCGGCATTGACTGGAAGCGAAGATGACCATCGAGGTCTTTTGAGCAATGATAGAATTCGTGATGCGATAGAAGGGCTTTTCAATGGACGCGTTGGTGAAGCGTGGACTGAGGACCGGTTGCAGCAGGTATACACTGAAGGCAAGGAGAGGTACGAAAACAAGGTTCCACCTGGATTCGCCGATCTAAAAGAAAAACCAGAGCCGGACCGATACGGCGACTTGGTGATTTGGTTGCAAGTCATTGAATGGTCTGAATCACAATCAAAGCATGTGATCATGCTGACCAATGACAAAAAAGAAGATTGGTTTGAAGAGGCATCTGGCAGGACCTTAGGCCCACTACCGCAGTTGCGTTTTGAATTTGCGGAAAAGACCAACAAGACGGTGTATCTCTATTCCCCATCTCAGTTCATTGGACTTGCGAATAGTCGGGGTGAACAAGTCTCAGAGAATACCATCAATGAAGTAGCAAAATTAGAGGAAAGCGGAACGAGTTCATCCGAACGAGCACCAAGGCCAGATGCAGATCTGGTGAAGTGGCTGCAGGAGATCGTTTGGAATAGTTTAGCTCCGCGTATGGGAGATTACATACTCGATTCATCGAGGAAGTTGGTCCAACGTGGGATTCCATTTGCTGCTCAAAGGAAGAGAATTCACCGTGACGTCATTGGGAGGCTTAGGAAAGATATCGATGACATTTTGGCTCATAGTGTGCAGAATACCCTTGAGCATAGTATTGCTACTGACCTTCTTGACGCTGTTGGACTCATTTGTTTAGGCCGACTCTCAGTACACTTAGAGAACACTATTGTAAGTGTTTTTCCGGAGTTCTTGGAAGAATCCGAGGACTAGCTCGAAAACTAACGGGCGTCGGGCGATACGGTTAGTTTCCCGCTGAAGTAGGTTCGCGTCGGCGTTCCTGTTCTGACGACGTCGTATTCGTACACGGGACCGACGCGACCCTTCGCGGTTTCTGTCGCGGCGAATTCGATGGTTACGGTCAGAACGTCCGACGCATAGTTTAGCGCGGCGACCGTGCCTTCGATTCGACTGGTCGTGTCCTTGCCAATCATCGCGAAGATTGACAGGTTTTCGACGCCGACGGCGTCCATCAGTGTGAACAGCGAACCGCCGACATCCGAAACGCCGACCGACAACGCGTTGCCCTGAGAATCCAGATGGTCGTCCCCGTGCTTCAAAATAATCTGGCCGCCCGGTTTTACGTTGCCGTTCACGGTAACCGGCGCGCCCGATAGTTTGGTCGTTTGCGATTCGATTCGTGAGAGTTGCGCCGCGTTCTGAAAGATCATCGCGGAATCGGCCGCGCCGTCGGCCGTCACTTTCAAAAGCAACTGGTCGACGTTGGTTTTCGAACCTGCGATCGTTATTTCGTAGACTCCGCTGGTTCCGATTTCGGCGGGCGTGCCAGGAGAAGCGACGACGACCCACGCGCCAGAACCTGTTTTGCTCCAGGCTTCCAGAGTCACTTCCAGACCGCTGGCAAACCATTCCGGCGACGCGCTCGAGACCATCGGGAAAGACACGTAAAGCGGACTTCCCGCCGTGAATGGTGACAACATTAGACCAAACCTCGAAAAACGCCCACGGCCGAACCCTGCCAGGATCCACGGGCGAACGTCCCGGAATTCGCGGAAAGCGAACCGACCAGCGTCGCAGGATCGACGCCGGAAGCCACCACGGAAGCCGCGCTGGGCGTCAGAACGACCGGAATCGAAATCGTCGCGTAGGTTGCCGCGGTCGCCGGGTCCGGTGTAAAGGTGATTCCGCCGCCGCCCGGCGCTGGCCAGTCGCCTTTCGATTGCGAACCGTAGGTCGTGTGCATCCCCGTGAGCGGGTTGCCGCCTGTGTCTATAGTGAATCGAATCGATCCGTCGGAAAGCTCGTAAATTTCATAAGCAGCGTTTGATCCAATCCAATAGTCTGTACCAACTAATTGACCGATTCCAGATGCGAGGTATAAACCAGACACCGACCAAACTGTTGAGCCATCTGACGGGTTCAGGCAGTACGTTGTTGTTCCAACCGTTGCAAGAACGTAGTCATCGTTGCAATCTAATTGCCCGCTACTGTATCCAAGTGAACGTGTCCACAGAGTAGTACCGGAATCATCAACCGCCTTGACGTTCGTCCCGTCATGGAAGTAACAGGTTCCGCTAGAATCTAAGGCAAATATTCCATGGGCTGAAAAACCTTTCGTCTCGACTAAAGTGAGGTCGGAAAGCGCCACTTTGTGAATGGTGTTGTCTGCCTGTAGGTAGATGTGGGTTGAAGTGCTGCGAATGTTCTGATTTGCGTTGATCGATCCTAAGGAATTCAGCACAGTCCCATCGACACTCATTTTATAGAGTGTTTGGTTTGCCAGATTCTGTAGGTAGAACACATCATTAGCACTCAATTCTGCATAGAAAGCGGTGAAACCTCCTGTGCCGATATCATATGAGTAAAGAGCGTTCCCGTCAGTATCCCAGACGAAGACGTCGGGCGTGGAATTCGCGACGCCTAGGCCAATCACGTAGTTCTCTGCCCCGTTGGTCACAATGTTGACGGCAGAGTACAAAGAGAAATAGGATGTCGTGTGCGGTTTT
This window contains:
- a CDS encoding PIN domain-containing protein encodes the protein MRTKFPGHFRPTDAEFEDLWQNATIVLDTSVLLNLYRISSTAANEFLDLLGAYRDRLWIPHHVAKEYLKNRTTVIGKECKKYLKLIGDLESMVDAIEGEKSHPFVPEDLANRFKDIAEELKAALTGSEDDHRGLLSNDRIRDAIEGLFNGRVGEAWTEDRLQQVYTEGKERYENKVPPGFADLKEKPEPDRYGDLVIWLQVIEWSESQSKHVIMLTNDKKEDWFEEASGRTLGPLPQLRFEFAEKTNKTVYLYSPSQFIGLANSRGEQVSENTINEVAKLEESGTSSSERAPRPDADLVKWLQEIVWNSLAPRMGDYILDSSRKLVQRGIPFAAQRKRIHRDVIGRLRKDIDDILAHSVQNTLEHSIATDLLDAVGLICLGRLSVHLENTIVSVFPEFLEESED